The following nucleotide sequence is from Streptomyces caniferus.
TTCACCCGCCTGCAGACGCCGGCACCGGACGCCGATGCCCCGCTCACGCCCGCCGAACTCATCGACATGCTGCTGCACGGCGCCCTCCACCACCCCGAGAACGCCTGACGCCCGCCCGCCTGTGCCCTTCGACAACGCCAGGAACACCCGACGGCCATGCCCCTCGGCAGCGCCAGGAGCGCCCCCACGACCATGGCCCTCGGCAACGCCAGGACCGACCGATGACCGTGACCCACGGCAACGTCAGGAGCGCCTCATGACCGTGACCCTCAACCACACCATCGTTCCGGCCGCCGACCACCGCAGGGCCGCCCGCTTCTTCGCGACGGTCATGGGCCTGCCGGAGCTCCCGCCGGCCGGCCGCCGGGGACACTTCGCCCCGGTCCGGGTGAACGAGACGCTCACCCTCGACTTCATGACCGTGCCGGACGCCGAGGGCCACCACCTCGCCTTCGACGTCGACCCCGCGACCTTCGACGCCATCCTGGCCCGCATCGAAGCCGACGGCATCCCCTACGGCAACGACCCCGCCGCCCCCGACAACGGCCGCACCGACCACCCGCTGTGCGCCCGCGGCCTGTTCTTCCGCGACGAGTCCGGCAACCTCTACGAGGTCATGTCACCGGCCTGAGCGGGCACTTCGTCACCGGCGGAGCGCCCGGCCGCCCGACCCCGACCGCCTTCACCTTCGGCCTCGTCACCTGCCGCGGGCCCCTATCCCCCTCCCCCGCCACCCCCGTCGCTCCTCACCGGTGGTCACCGGCCACACCGGCCACCAGCCACCGGTGACCAGTCACCGGTTGACGAACGTCATGCTGGCCTCGTCGTACCGGGTGCCGGCTACCCCACCGACGGGTGCCGCCGCGTCGATCGCAGCGAGCTCTTCCTCGGTCAGCTCGATGGCGAGGGCGCCGAGGTTCTCCTCCAGGTACTTCTCCCGGCGGGTGCCGGGGATCGGCACGACGTCGTTGCCGCGGTGCTGCACCCAGGCCAGGGCGAGCTGTCCGGCGCTGACGCCCTTCTGGGCGGCGAGCGCGTCGAGCCGCTCCACGATGGCCAGGTTCTGCTCCAGGTTGCCGTCCGCGAAGCGCGGCTGGCTGCGGCGCACATCGGACTCCGGCAGGCCCTTCACCGAGGTGTAGCGCCCGGTCAGGAAACCGCGCCCGAGCGGCGAGAACGGCACCAGGCCGATACCGAGTTCACGGCACACCGGCGCGATCTCCTGCTCCAGATCGCGGGTCCACAGCGACCACTCGCTCTGCAGCGCGGCGATCGGATGCACCGCATGCGCCCGCCGGAGGGTGGCCGCGCCCGCCTCGGACAGCCCGAGGTGCCGGATCTTGCCCGCCGTGACGAGGTCGGCCATCGCGCCGACGGTCTCCTCGATCGGTACGTCCGGGTCGACACGGTGCTGGTAGTAGAGGTCGATGTGGTCGACGCCGAGCCGGCGCAGCGACGCGTCACAGGCCTCCCGTACGTAGGCGGCGTCGCCCCGGATCGCGGTCGGCTCACCGAGCCGGTTGGCGAACCCGAACTTCGTCGCCAGCACCACCTCGTCCCGACGGCCGGCGATGGCCCGGCCGATCAGCTCCTCGTTGTGGCCCGCCCCGTAGAAATCGGAGGTGTCCAGCAGGCTGACGCCGAGGTCGAGCGCCCGGTTGATGGTGGCGACCGACTGCGCGTCGTCCGACTGCCCGTAACCATGGCTCATCCCCATGCAGCCGAGCCCCTGGGCGGAAACCTCCAGCGCACCGAGGTGACGCGACGGCGTGTTCGTCGTGGTCATACTGCTGCTACCTCCTGGACGTACGGCGGCGGATCGGATCCGTGACCCTGATCCCGCCCTGATGTCTGAACTCCGGGGCCCTCGTGCCGAACCTGTTCCGAAGTCCCGTCCCGGACGTTAGAAGCTGAAGCGCACTCCAAGTCAACACAGCTCCATCGGGCCGCCGGCCGTCTCTGCCGTGAGACCTCCGTCAGCCGCCGTTGCCCGCTATCGCCCGCAGCGCCTGGCAGTGCGCGGCGAAGGCGGTGCGGCCGGCGGGCGTCAGGGCGAGCCAGGTGCGCGGGCGCTTGCCGATGTACCCCTTGGTGACGGCGACATGGCCGGCCTTCTCCAGGGTGGCGACCTGCCGCGACAGGACCGAGTCGCTCACCTCGATGGTGTCGCGCACGAAGGCGAACTCGGCTTTGTCGGCGGCCGCCAGGGTCGCCACGATGGAGAAGCGGACCGGTGCGTGCATCACTTCGTCGAGTGCGTGACGCGGGTGGGTCCCGTGATACGGGTCGGTCACCGCCGGGCCTCCAAGTAAGCGCCTATCAGCCCGGGAAGGGCCACCACCAATGCGCCGGGCACCCACCACGCCGGGTCCCCCGGGAACCACATGGTGCCAGGGATCAGCACCGCGCCGTAGAGGAGCCCCCAACAGGTCATCATGACGCCGTGCCGCCATCCGAACCCGCGACGGGCCACCCTCTGCCGGGCCGCGTAGACCGACAACCCGGTGATGGCGACACACCACAAGCCACTGCCGATCGTCACGCCGTAAGGCCGCTCCAACAGCCCGATGAAGAGCACCAGGACCGCGGCCGCACAGCCGTAGACCAGTTGGTACCGGACGTACCATCTCGTGCCGTCCCGCACCGTCGAGCTGAGCTTCTGCATCCGGTCCAGTGCGGCCGCCGCATCCTTCGAGGCGTACTCCGACATGCCTGTCCCCCTGACCACTGGCACTGCTCCAACTTCCTGCATTCAGCGTGACAAGTACTTTCCGATATGACAAGTACTTTCCAGCCATTCGCCGCGACGATGAACTCCCCTACATGCCACGGCCGTTGCCCCAAGGGGCCGCTCTTCTCGACTGCCCCACAGGCACCTCACGAACAGCCCCGCGACCGTCCCACGATCGCCCACGGCCCGTCGGCACACGGCCGGCACCGGGGCTCTTTGCGCCGACCCTCTCCGCCATGGGCCGCCACTCCGCCGTGCGCCGACGCTCGCTAAGGTCGGGCCACGTGTACTCCCCCTCGCCTTTCAGCGACGCCTTCGTCCGTCTGACCGAGCCGCATGCCGCCTGGGGCGCCGAGCAGCTCGAAACGTTCAACGCCTTCCTGCCGGCCGGCCCGTGGACCGCCGATCTGGCCCAGCGCATCTACCGCCAGGCAGGCCGTGACCTGCGCATCTCCATACTCGGCAGCTATGACGCCTCCGATGGCTCCTGGCTGTGGGGATGGGCCAACCCCGGATTCCGGGACATGCCGACGGTGGGCGCGGCGGAGGCGGTGCGGCAGTACGGGCAGACGCACGGCATCCGGGAGTTCACCGAGGAAGTCGTCGACCTGTCGGGGTGCGCGGACCCCCGTAGAGCCGTGGAGACCCTGGCGTTCGGGGCGATGGGCGTGCTGGGCGCCGCCGGATACCTGGGCGTCCAGGCGAGCGAGGATGCCCGGCTCTACATGGTGCCGGACGACGCGCAGGTCCCGTGGGCGGCGCCCGACCCGGTCACCCTGCCGCGGACCCTGCTCACCGGCGCGGGTGTGCACGGGAGTTCGGCCCA
It contains:
- a CDS encoding VOC family protein, giving the protein MTVTLNHTIVPAADHRRAARFFATVMGLPELPPAGRRGHFAPVRVNETLTLDFMTVPDAEGHHLAFDVDPATFDAILARIEADGIPYGNDPAAPDNGRTDHPLCARGLFFRDESGNLYEVMSPA
- a CDS encoding aldo/keto reductase; translated protein: MTTTNTPSRHLGALEVSAQGLGCMGMSHGYGQSDDAQSVATINRALDLGVSLLDTSDFYGAGHNEELIGRAIAGRRDEVVLATKFGFANRLGEPTAIRGDAAYVREACDASLRRLGVDHIDLYYQHRVDPDVPIEETVGAMADLVTAGKIRHLGLSEAGAATLRRAHAVHPIAALQSEWSLWTRDLEQEIAPVCRELGIGLVPFSPLGRGFLTGRYTSVKGLPESDVRRSQPRFADGNLEQNLAIVERLDALAAQKGVSAGQLALAWVQHRGNDVVPIPGTRREKYLEENLGALAIELTEEELAAIDAAAPVGGVAGTRYDEASMTFVNR
- a CDS encoding winged helix-turn-helix domain-containing protein, which translates into the protein MHAPVRFSIVATLAAADKAEFAFVRDTIEVSDSVLSRQVATLEKAGHVAVTKGYIGKRPRTWLALTPAGRTAFAAHCQALRAIAGNGG
- a CDS encoding DUF6882 domain-containing protein codes for the protein MYSPSPFSDAFVRLTEPHAAWGAEQLETFNAFLPAGPWTADLAQRIYRQAGRDLRISILGSYDASDGSWLWGWANPGFRDMPTVGAAEAVRQYGQTHGIREFTEEVVDLSGCADPRRAVETLAFGAMGVLGAAGYLGVQASEDARLYMVPDDAQVPWAAPDPVTLPRTLLTGAGVHGSSAHAVVAGYFDHHRLPQRHAPGRISADLPTGTTVDVSFDDAGRIGAVEVGGIGGPAAR